Genomic window (Pirellulales bacterium):
GCCGGGCAGGATCATGCCGGTCGGCCCGGCCGAGTGCGAATGCGACGCCGCGATCATGATGGCCTCGGGCGCGATGCCGCACTGCGCGTGAATTTCTCTGCGCGCGGCGGTGACCGTGGGACGGCGAATCAGCAGCGCATCGATGCCGACGATTGCCACGCGCTTCGTGCCATCGTCAAACACACTCGCGCGCACTTTGCAGGCGTCGTGCTTCGTGCGGTGATACGCCTTGCCGTAGCCGCCGGGCTGTTCCATTCCCAATTCGGGCGTGATATCGCGTTCGGCGAAGCCAGCCTTGAAAGTCGGCGCTTCGGCAGAAATGGCCGCTTCGACGGGCGAGAGCAGGATCGTCAGCAGCAGACCGAGCGTGATTCGCGGCATCGAAATGACTCCCATGGATGATTACGGATTTTGCGCTGCGGCCGGTTGCTGTCGATCGGCGATCGACGATTCTCCCTTAAGATACGCGAGCAGGTCGGCCAACTCCTGCCGCGTCATCGCTTTTTCGAATTCCTGCGGCATGAGCGACAGTTTGCTCGATAGCAAACGTTCGACGTCGCTGCGCAGTATGGTCTCTTCCTTCCCGAGAGGTTGGCGCAGCGTGATGCTGGTCGGCGTTTCGCTCGCCAGGAGACCAGTGAGCGTGCGACCGTCGGTCGTCTCGACGATGTAAGCGCCGAAGCCGGACGTAATCTCGTGCTCGGGAATTAACAAGTGCAGCAGGATCGTCTCTTTCGATTGATTGCGCACGCCGAACAGATCAGGCCCCACGGCAAAGCCCTCCCGGTCCAGGCGATGGCACGTCGCGCAATGCTTTCGGAACATCGCCTGCCCGTTGTCGGGCCGAGGCGTCAGGCCAACCACCGACTTGTACTCTTCATAGACCCGGCCGCGGTCCGAGGACGCGCCGACACCGAAGATCCGCTCCGCCCGAGCGCGAATTGCCGCATCGCGATGTTCGGTCAATTGCTTGCGCCGCAAGGAATTGATCGCGCCGACGGGAAAGGCACCTCCTTCCATCGCTTCCAACAGGCCGGGTATGTGTCGATCGCTGGCCAGCATCGCTGCGAGAACCTCCTCGCGCACGGCGGGCGAGTATTCCGCGAAACGGTCGGGGGCGAGCAGTTCACGGCTGATCGATGCGTCTTGCATTCCGGCCAAGGCACGGATGGCTGCCGTCTGGATCTCGTCCGGTTGCTGTGGGTGAACAAGTGCAAGCAGCGGCGGCCCGGCCGTATCAAAACCGGCGTGCGCGAGCAAATTGATCGCGATCGTGCGCTGGCTGGCGTCGACCGTCGTATCGCCCGCACGCGCTAGCGACGCGGTGAACAAGTCGGAAAGCCGTTTTCTTCCGCGCACCATCTCCGGCGAGTCGCCCGTCAATAACTGGCCGAACAAACGCCGCTGATCCGCGCCGCGGCGCGAGAGTGCCTCGGCGATACCTGAAAGGAGGGCAGCGCGGCGCGTCACACTCTCGTCCGAATCGAGGACCTGGATGAGTAGCGCAGGCGCCGCAGCAGGCTCGAGACCCGCGCCGAGCAACCGGCCCAACGAAGCATGCAATGCGCTCAGGCCCGTGTCCGCGCGCTCGGGCAGACGCAACAGTTCGCCGAGAAACAGAGGCTCGCGGCCGGAAATCGAGCTGAGCACTGCGGCGCGCAGCCATCGGTCGAGAGCATCGTGGACGGCCAATCGTGCGAGAGCCGGAATCGGTTCTGGGCCAGGAAAAAACCCCAGAGACAGTGCCGCTTGAAAACGCACGCGCGGATCGGCGTCATCGGCTAGCCGCAGCGCTGCGTCGGCCAACATGCCCGATCGCCCGAGGCGCGGCTCGGCCAGCACGAGGGCTCGTTCGCGCACCGCTGCGTTCTCATCGGCCAGGCAACGCGCGAGGATCGCATCAGTCACTTCTCCGCACGCATCAAGGAGCGCGAGCAAGTGCGTTTTCGCGGTTGCCGGCATCGCCGCATCGGCCAGGAGCGGTGCCAGTGGCGATTGTTTCTCCACGGGCCGCTCGAGTAGCAGCCGGTGCCCCAGATCGCGCGCCCAGGCGCCGTCGGATTTCAATAGCTCCACGGCGGTGCTCGGATCGCGAGCCCATTGGGCTACTTGTTTCCGGCGCGCCGCCAGATCGTCGGGCGCGCGATCAGCGCGGACCACGCGCCAGATGCGCCCCATGCCGCGGCCGCTGTCGAAATCGGTGCGCTTGCGGATTTCGGCCGGCAGATAATCGGGATGCTCGATCGTCTTGCGATACATATCGCAGATGTACAGCGCCTCGTCGGGCCCCGAGCCCAGGAAGACCGGACGGAACCAGTTATCGCGGCTGGCCAGGAATTCGCGCCCCGGCAGGATCGGTTCGGCCGTGAACGTGGCGCCGTGCGGTTTCAGTTGATCGAAGTGAACGAGGTTGCCGGTCGGGTCGCACGAAAACGCGCCGCCGGTGTACTGCTCGGGCAGATTGCCGCCGCGCCACACGAACACGCCGCAGGCGGCGGTGAAGGTGCCCGCATGCGAATCGGCCGTGGTGATGTTGGCGCTAATCGGAAAGAGTCGCGCGCCCTGGCCATGTCCGGCCAGCGGCTCGGGCGCCAGATCGGTCGGACAGTTCTCGACGGTTTCGGAAAACGCCAGGTGTGGATTGCGCTGCAAGTATCGCGAGCTGAGTACGACGTGCTGCACCTGCACGCGGTTGTAACAAATGAAGCGATGGCCGGCATCGTCGAAGCACAGGCCATACTGCCCGCCACCGTCGCATGTTTCGTACGCGCTTAAGTCGGGCCGAAAGCGAAAATCGGTGCGGCCGAATTTCAGCGCCGGCCGTTCGGGATGTGCCGGGCAGGTGACGCTGCCGCCGGTCAGCCCGCTGGTGACATAGACCCAGTTGTCGAGCCCGAGTGTCGGATGGCTGACGCGCAATTGCGTGCTGCCGGTGGTGGCGAATCCGGTGAACCACACGGTGCGCTCATCGGCCTGCCCGTCACCGTCGGTGTCCTTGAGATACAGAATGTCGGGCGCACAGGTCACGATCAGCCCGCCGCGCCATGGCAGGACACCATTGGGAAACGTGAGATCCGTGGCGAAATCGGTGCGGCGGTCGTAGCGGCCGTCACCATCGGTGTCGGCGAGCCGTGCAATGCGGCCCATTGGCGGCTCACCGGGTGCCGGACCAGACGGATACCCGCGATTCTCGGCGACGTATAGATAGCCTTGTTGATCGAACGCGATCGCCACCGGGCTATCGACGAGCGGCTCGGCCGCCACGAGCTCGACGCGCAAACCTGGAGCGAGCGCGAAGCTATCGAGCGCTTGCCGCGGCGAAAGAGCGTCGGGCGGAACAGCTTCAGGCGCGGCGCGCGCAAGCGAAGCGGCGATCGAAAAACTCGCGAGTGCCGTTACGAAAATGAGACGGTGTTTCGAAACCTCAATGCCGTACATAGAAGTGTGCGACCGGTAGCTTTTCTATCAGTGCTTTATGCCGGGTTCTGCACTGGTGGGCGAGCCACCAGTGGCACCCAGCCAAGGGTTTCGAAACAGCGTACAACGAAACGCATGGTGGCAATTTGCCCGCGCGCCTACAACGTCCAGCCCGGTCGATAGTCGGTGTGTACGAACGCATCGAGTTCGGGAGCGTTTTTGACCTTCAAGTTCGCGCTATCCCACTCGAGTCGCTTGCCCGGCGCCCGCAGCGAGAGCACGCCGACCAGGACAATCTCGGTGAGCGGCCCCGCGTAATCGAAATTCGAAATCGGCCGTGGTCCCCCTTTGCAGGCCAGCAGCCATTCTTCGTAGTGGCCCGGCGAGCGCGCCATGGTCTTCGGTACTTGCTTGGCGGCTTCGGCCAGAGATACCGGGAGTACCTCGGGCATGCCACCGTGCGAAGAATGAAACATCTTCCCCTTGCTGCCAACGTACAGGACGCCGTTGCCGGGCAGTTGCTTGCCGGCGGGCATCTCGGCCGGCGTGGGAGGCATCAACCCTCCCTCGTACCACGTCATGCGCACCGGCGGCAGCGCTCCGCGCGCGGGAAATTCGTAGGTGATGGTCGCCGCGATCGGGTAGGTCTCGAAATTCGGTTTATCGTCGGCCAGCACCGAGCCGTCGAGCGTAGCACTCGCCTCGACCGTGGTCGGCGCGCCAAGGTTCAATGCCCACATCGGGTGATCGATGATGTGGCAGCCCATGTCCCCCAGGGCACCTGTGCCGAAATCGCGCCAGCCGCGCCAGTTGGCCGGCACATACGCTGGATGATAGGGGCGCTCGTGAATGGGGCCGAGCCACAGGTTCCAATCCAAGGTCGAGGGCACGGGGGGCGTTTCGGTCGGGCGGCCGATGCCTTGCTTCCAAAGCCGGCCCGCGCGATCGGACCAGACGTGGACTTCGCGCACTTCGCCAATCAAGCCCGATTGAATCCACTCGTTGGTCAGTCGCGATCCCTCGCTGGCGTGCCCTTGGTTCCCCATCTGCGTGGCGACGCCGGCTTCGTGGGCGGCCTTGGTCAGTTCGCGGCATTCGCGCAGTGTGTGCGTGAGCGGCTTCTGGCAGTAGACGTGCTTGCCAGCGCGGATCGCGGCCATGGCGGCCACGGCGTGAATATGATCGGGCGTGCCAACGGTCACGGCGTCGATGTTCTTGGCTTCCTTGTCGATCAACTGGCGAAAGTCTTTGTAGCGCCGCGCCTGGGGAAAGGCTTGAAAGCTTCCGGCGGCGCGCTGGTCGTCGACGTCGCACAAGGCAACGATGTTCGCGCCGTTTTTCGCGTGCGTGGCGATGTCGCCGCCCCCCATGCCCCCTGCACCGATGCCGGCCACGTTCACGCGCTCGCTGGGCGCCGTGAAACCGGCGCCCCCCAGTACATGCCGCGGCACGATCGTAAACCCCAGGGCGATGCCGCCCGTGGCGGCCAGGAAATCGCGTCGCGAGCGGCTTGTCGGCAAAGTTTCTTGATTGCGTTTTTTATCAGGCATGGAGTGGTCCTCAGGGAGGGCAACGGCGGGAGGAACGACGCGCTACTGTCGCCATCGGCGGGCGGGTCTGCTTTGTGACGAGCTTACCACGCCCGCTGGCGTCGAACAGCGCACCCGCGAGGGGTTTTTCGCGATTCGATGGCGCAGTCTCCGAAGCTTCGCTCGCGCGACGCGACTGAGCAAGTAACCGCCCGTCCCAGGTATCATGTTGGTATGAGGCGAATTCAGTTCGATTTGGGACGATTGCTGCTTGCATTCGCATGCCTTGCCATGTCGTTTGCGGCATTCGGCTTGCTAATATCTGATTTCCGGAGTGGCTTCATTCAATCACTGACCATCGCCCTGGCCGCATGCGCTTTCTTTGGCGCAGCTATTGGCGGAATAGCTGGTCGCCCTTGGTGGGGAGCCCTCATCGGGGCCATCCTCATTCCGGTCGCATACGCTGCCGTGGCCTTTTATCTTATAAATGCCGGCATCGTACGTTTCCCGTAGAAGCTGAAATTGGCCCACTTCTTCATAGGGCAACGAACTTCGACGCAGCACGGGCGACGCGATACAATCGGAGCCGGCCTATTTCCGACGGATGTGCTGGGTCAGCAATATGCGATTTTCCCGCCGCCAACATTATCCGCTCGATCGCCGCAGCTTTTTGCTGGCAGGCGGCCTGAGCTTTTTTGGCAGCAACCTCGCACACTTCTCAGCGGCCGCGGAGAGCACCGCTGCCAGCCGTGGCGCGCGGCGGCCGGCCCGCTCGACGATTCTCATCTGGCTTAGCGGCGGCGCTTCGCATATCGACACCTGGGACATGAAGCCGGACGCGCCCGAGGGCTATCGGGGACTCTTCCGACCGGTCGAGACCAGCGCGCCGGGCATTCGGTTGTGCGAGCATTTGCCTTACTTGAGCAAGCAAGCGCATCATCTGGCGATCGTGCGCTCGGTGGGGGATTATGGCCGCGGCACGGGCGACCATCACGCGGGCTATTACTACAACCTGACGGGGCACGCGCCCGATAATTCGTTCCACCGCTTGTTGAACGCGCGCACGCCGTATCCGACGGACTGGCCAACACTGGGATCGGTCGTGGCGCTGAGGCGGCCGCCGCATCCGAGTTTGCCTTCGACCATTACGTTGCCGCAGAAAGAGGGAGCACCCGAGTTCACGAGGCCCGGACAGTTTGCCGCGCGCTTGGGGCTGGAATACGATCCGCTGTTCGTGGACGGATCGCGCGAAAAGCCGATGGATTTCGCGGTCCCCGCGCTGCAGTTGCAAGGGGACGTTACGGTCGAGCAATTGCTCGCCAAGGGCGAGCTTCTGTCGGTGATCGACAACGCGCAACGGCAATTCGAGATCGCGCCCGCGGCCGAGAACTATCGCAAGCATCAGCGCAAGGCGCTGTCGCTGTTGACCTCGCGTGAAGCCAAGGACGCGTTCAATCTGGCGGCCGAACCGCAGGCCGTGCGCGAAAAATACGGCCCGGGCATCAATGCCATGTCGATGCTGCTCGCCCGGCGCCTCGTCGAGGCGGCGGTGCCGTTTGTCACCGTATTCTGGAAGGGTGACAAGGAACTCGACACGCTTTGCAAGAGCGGTGGCGGCTGGGATACGCACGGCAATAACTTCAATTGCCTGAAGGATCGCCTGTTACCGGAGTTCGACCGGCCCTTCGCGGCGCTGCTCGATGATCTGCACGAGCGCGGCTTGCTCGACGAGACCATGGTGCTCGTCACGAGCGAAATGGGACGCAAGCCCAAGATCGGCGACCCGCGCTCGGGCGGGGCGGGGGGCGCCGGGCGCGATCACTGGACCAGTTGCATGTCGGTCCTCTTGGCCGGTGGCGGCATTCGAGGGGGCCAGGCTTACGGCAGCAGCGATCGCCGGGCGGAATTTCCGGCCGCGAAGCCGGTCGCCCCCGAAGATATCGCCAAGACGATCTTCTGGGGCATGGGCATCGACGACCTGACGACGACCGACAAGCAAGGCCGGCCCTATAACTTGTTGGAAGAAGGCGAGCCGCTCGTCGAACTGTTTTGATGGCAATTTTGAGGGCGCGCGAACGACAGCCGTCAATTCGCGCCCGGCCGCCCGGTCGCCCGCAGATTCTCGACAAAATGCCGGGCTTGCTGATAGTCATTGGGCGCGTAGTCGGCGATGTTCGCCTTCAGCGTTTGCAGCAAGGCCTCGCACGACTTGTTATAGGCCAGGTAACTCTCGGCGTCGCTCTGATTGCCTGAGACGCGCGTGCGATAGAGATTCTCGACCTCTTCGCGCCCCTCGATATAACGAACGTCTTGCAGAATCACGGGCCAACGGATCTTGCCGGTCTTGGGGTCGGCCTGCGTGGCATCCAACTCGTGTGGCGCGGCGTCGTGGGCGAGCTTCGTGACGTCGGCGGCCGACAATCGATCGCTCCTGGCATCGCTCGCGCGATGTGCCTGGCGCATTTGATAATAGTCGCCCGTCCAAGTGGCACGATTGTTGATGTCCGTGGAGCGGGCTTGGAGGTCATTCCTGAGCGCCTGCGAATTCTCGAGATTTCGGTAGCCCGAGGCGCGCATCATCTGGGCGGCGCCGAATTCGGCGGACGAAAGGGGCGTGCCCGCCATCCCAAAACCGCGTCCGCTGTACGATCGCCGGCCATAGCCATATCCGTAGTACGGATTCCCCCATCCATATCCGCCCCAGGCGTTGAAGCCGTAGGGATAAATCGCGCGGCGAGGAAAGAAGAATTGTGCGGATGCCGACGTGGCGCCGGCCGCAACAAACACCGTGGCCAGCACGGCCAAAAGCAGCCGACGATACGGCCAGGATGAGTCGGTCATGGAACCGAACTCACGTAGTGGCCATGGGTCCGCTCCGGTTGGCTTTCGCCACATTGGTTTTTCTCCGCATGAAGGCGCGCGAAGCCCGTGCCCCTCACCGAAATAACCCAAAGCAGGAAACCACATTCGAGGCTGCCTCTCGGCGAACGCTCGTGCATAATGGCGTCCGGCAGAATCCGGGCGGTTGGCGCACCCGCAGTTTGCCGTTCGTTCATACTAACCGTCAGTACGCACTGCGACGAAGAGATCTCCCCTACCTGACAAAATCGACAGCAACGAGTCGTCGTTTTGGCAGCAAATATTGTCCGTTCGCGCACATTTGTTCCTATGGCCGCCTCGAAGAAGAGAGCGCGTGCAGTTTCTTCCTCTGCCGCACCGGCGTCTCGTCCGGCGGCCCTCGCTTCGTCCGCGCGGTTGTTGGGCTTGTCGTGGCCGGTCTTTGTTGCAATCGCGATCGTCGTGTGGCTGGCGGCCTTGCTGCGAATTTGGGCGTCGCTCGATGAATTCTGGATGGACGAGATCTGGTCGCTTTTTCAGTTTGCCGGCATAGCGCGCTCGCCTTGGGACATTTTTACTTTTCATCATGACAACAATCATTACCTGGTCACGCTGTGGATGTATCTCTTGGGAGTAAACCAATCGGACTGGACGCTGTACCGCATACCGGCGATTGTCGCGGGCGTCGGCACCGTGATCCTTTCCGCTATCGTGGCGCGGCGCTGGGGGTCGGCGGCTACCGTCGCGGCGACGGTGCTTACCGGCAGCTCGTACATGCTTATCTGCATGGCCTCCGAAGCTCGCGGCTACGCGCTGGCCGGCTTTTTCGCGCTGGCCGCGATCCTGGCGCTCGACCGATTCTTGACGACCCGCTCGTTGCGGGCGGCTGCTCTGTTCGCGCTGGCCACGATTTTGGGGACGTTGTCGCACCTGACGTTTGTCGATGTTTATTTTGCGCTATTCGTCTGGTCGTGTGTTGTTCTCGGCAGGCGCCCTGCGACCTTGATGGAAGCGATGCGCAATTTGGCGCGGCTGCATGCCGCGCCGCTGGTGGTTTTCGGGCTTCTGTATGTCATCGACGTGCGGCGAATGAGGATTGGCGGCGGGGATGCTCGCACGTTGGAAGACGTCATCATGAGCAGCCTGGCGCTGGTCGTCGGCGGTTCGAACGCGACTCCTGCGCTGGGATGGATCTTAGGGGCCGTGGTGGTTGCCGGCGCGATCGCGGCGATCGTGCTCTTGGCGCGGAGCGGATCGGACCTGTGGATTCTGTTTGCTGCCGGCATCTTCGTGGCGCCTGCGCTACTTTTGCTTTTTCATCGTCCCGAAGTCATTTACGAGCGATACTTCTACCTCAACATTCTTTTGCTGCTGTTACTGTTGAGCTATCTGGTCGGGCGCGTGTGGCAGATTCGCATGTTTGGCCCGCTGCTCGCGAGTGCGGCTCTCGTAACCATCGTGATCGCCAACGGCTGGCAGACGAGCCAGCTTCTGCGGGTTGGGCGTGGCCACTTTCGCGACGCGCTTGCGTACATTATCGAGGCCAATCCGGATCAGCACGAAATCCATCTGGCCGGCGACGGCAAGCGCAGTCGCATGGTGCTGTACATGGAATTCTATGGACGTTATGCGCGGGATTGCCGATTCGTCATCGATGAAATCAAGCCCGGCATGCCCGAGGTCCCCGAGTGGCTGCTGATTCCCGGCGCCAAGGATACCCCTTCTCCACGCCTCTCCCCTTTTCGCGAACGCGGCGAGTACGAATTGCAGCGCATTTACTCCTGCGCGGGCTTGTCGGGCATGAATGTCGCGGTCTATCGGTGGAGGCCCGCGGACGCGCGGCGGGAGACGATTCGCCCCGCTTCCTGATCATCTGCCGCGGCGGCGTGTGCGCCGGTTGTGTAGAACCGGGTGCAACGTCTGCTACCTGGCGCTGGGTTCCCGGCCGGCCTTCTCTGCCGATTCGGCAAAACCAGGCGCCACGAACTCCGTAAGGTCGATGCCCGTCAGATCTGGCCGTTTGCGACTGGCGGGAAACAGATCCAACGCAGCTTGAAAGCCGTCGGCGCTGACGCGCGGTGTGCGGGGTATCGCGGGTTCGTAAATCTCGACGACCTTCACGACGTGGCGTTCGTCCATGTCGGGGAACTCGTGCAGGATGGCCTGCACCGCGGCCCGTTGATCGCGATGGATGAGTTGCTGGGCCTTGGAGATTCCCTGCACGAGCGATTGCACGGTGTCCTTGTGCTCAGTAATTAGCCGCCTGGATACCGCCAGGGCATGAATTTGCCGCACCGCCAGCTTCGCGGCTTCTCCCTTCGATTGATCGACAAGCATGATCGCGTCCTGATCGACGAGCGCTTTTTCCAGATAAGGTGTGTGCGCGTAGAGGGCATCAACGCGGCCGTCGCCAAACGCCTCGTTCTGTTCGTTCCCACGGAAGATAACCATTTTGACGTCGCGATCGGCGTCGAGTCCGACGCTGGCGAACAGGGCGCGCAAGCGCGTCGGCGGATTGGGCGCGATGCCAATGCGCACGCCGGCCAGGCCGATCAGTCGTTCCTTGAGGGGCGCCGTGGGATCGAGATGCCGTTCCACGGCGAGAGAACGGCGGACGACCAGGTTAATGGCATCGTTTTCCAGCAGGTTGGCCACGAGCGCCCAGGGGAAGCGCTCGGCGATCAGCTCCAGGTACATCGGTGGTGGTAACACCGCACAGTCGGCCTCGGCGGCCAAAACCATGCGCTGCGCACCACGCGGCTCATCGGGGACTAAGAGTTCGAGTTCGATTCCCTGATCGGCGAAATACCCGGCTCCCTTGGCCACCCAGAAACTCATGAACTGTAAGTTGTCGGGGTCGGGCACGATCATGCGCAATTTCTCGCCGGCCATCGCTATCAGCGGAGAAACCGCCACGCAAACGACGGCGAGGATCGATCGGAAGCGTAGCGAGCAGGAATGGGCTCGAGCCGGAGCGCGCATTTTTTTGGACCCTTATGTGTTTCCGGGTAACAGTATTCCTAGCGATGCGCCGCGGGCACCTCAAGCTCCACGCTGGCGCCGCCGGCGGTCACTTTGGCGGTGAGCGGCGTCGTGGCGGCGGCTGAATAACCCGGCGGCACTCGCGGTGCCGGCGGCCGCTCGCCTGCCGAGGGAGGCCTGTCGGTGCGCTGGACGGTGT
Coding sequences:
- a CDS encoding PVC-type heme-binding CxxCH protein, with amino-acid sequence MYGIEVSKHRLIFVTALASFSIAASLARAAPEAVPPDALSPRQALDSFALAPGLRVELVAAEPLVDSPVAIAFDQQGYLYVAENRGYPSGPAPGEPPMGRIARLADTDGDGRYDRRTDFATDLTFPNGVLPWRGGLIVTCAPDILYLKDTDGDGQADERTVWFTGFATTGSTQLRVSHPTLGLDNWVYVTSGLTGGSVTCPAHPERPALKFGRTDFRFRPDLSAYETCDGGGQYGLCFDDAGHRFICYNRVQVQHVVLSSRYLQRNPHLAFSETVENCPTDLAPEPLAGHGQGARLFPISANITTADSHAGTFTAACGVFVWRGGNLPEQYTGGAFSCDPTGNLVHFDQLKPHGATFTAEPILPGREFLASRDNWFRPVFLGSGPDEALYICDMYRKTIEHPDYLPAEIRKRTDFDSGRGMGRIWRVVRADRAPDDLAARRKQVAQWARDPSTAVELLKSDGAWARDLGHRLLLERPVEKQSPLAPLLADAAMPATAKTHLLALLDACGEVTDAILARCLADENAAVRERALVLAEPRLGRSGMLADAALRLADDADPRVRFQAALSLGFFPGPEPIPALARLAVHDALDRWLRAAVLSSISGREPLFLGELLRLPERADTGLSALHASLGRLLGAGLEPAAAPALLIQVLDSDESVTRRAALLSGIAEALSRRGADQRRLFGQLLTGDSPEMVRGRKRLSDLFTASLARAGDTTVDASQRTIAINLLAHAGFDTAGPPLLALVHPQQPDEIQTAAIRALAGMQDASISRELLAPDRFAEYSPAVREEVLAAMLASDRHIPGLLEAMEGGAFPVGAINSLRRKQLTEHRDAAIRARAERIFGVGASSDRGRVYEEYKSVVGLTPRPDNGQAMFRKHCATCHRLDREGFAVGPDLFGVRNQSKETILLHLLIPEHEITSGFGAYIVETTDGRTLTGLLASETPTSITLRQPLGKEETILRSDVERLLSSKLSLMPQEFEKAMTRQELADLLAYLKGESSIADRQQPAAAQNP
- a CDS encoding Gfo/Idh/MocA family oxidoreductase, which gives rise to MPDKKRNQETLPTSRSRRDFLAATGGIALGFTIVPRHVLGGAGFTAPSERVNVAGIGAGGMGGGDIATHAKNGANIVALCDVDDQRAAGSFQAFPQARRYKDFRQLIDKEAKNIDAVTVGTPDHIHAVAAMAAIRAGKHVYCQKPLTHTLRECRELTKAAHEAGVATQMGNQGHASEGSRLTNEWIQSGLIGEVREVHVWSDRAGRLWKQGIGRPTETPPVPSTLDWNLWLGPIHERPYHPAYVPANWRGWRDFGTGALGDMGCHIIDHPMWALNLGAPTTVEASATLDGSVLADDKPNFETYPIAATITYEFPARGALPPVRMTWYEGGLMPPTPAEMPAGKQLPGNGVLYVGSKGKMFHSSHGGMPEVLPVSLAEAAKQVPKTMARSPGHYEEWLLACKGGPRPISNFDYAGPLTEIVLVGVLSLRAPGKRLEWDSANLKVKNAPELDAFVHTDYRPGWTL
- a CDS encoding DUF1501 domain-containing protein, translated to MRFSRRQHYPLDRRSFLLAGGLSFFGSNLAHFSAAAESTAASRGARRPARSTILIWLSGGASHIDTWDMKPDAPEGYRGLFRPVETSAPGIRLCEHLPYLSKQAHHLAIVRSVGDYGRGTGDHHAGYYYNLTGHAPDNSFHRLLNARTPYPTDWPTLGSVVALRRPPHPSLPSTITLPQKEGAPEFTRPGQFAARLGLEYDPLFVDGSREKPMDFAVPALQLQGDVTVEQLLAKGELLSVIDNAQRQFEIAPAAENYRKHQRKALSLLTSREAKDAFNLAAEPQAVREKYGPGINAMSMLLARRLVEAAVPFVTVFWKGDKELDTLCKSGGGWDTHGNNFNCLKDRLLPEFDRPFAALLDDLHERGLLDETMVLVTSEMGRKPKIGDPRSGGAGGAGRDHWTSCMSVLLAGGGIRGGQAYGSSDRRAEFPAAKPVAPEDIAKTIFWGMGIDDLTTTDKQGRPYNLLEEGEPLVELF
- a CDS encoding ABC transporter substrate-binding protein translates to MIVPDPDNLQFMSFWVAKGAGYFADQGIELELLVPDEPRGAQRMVLAAEADCAVLPPPMYLELIAERFPWALVANLLENDAINLVVRRSLAVERHLDPTAPLKERLIGLAGVRIGIAPNPPTRLRALFASVGLDADRDVKMVIFRGNEQNEAFGDGRVDALYAHTPYLEKALVDQDAIMLVDQSKGEAAKLAVRQIHALAVSRRLITEHKDTVQSLVQGISKAQQLIHRDQRAAVQAILHEFPDMDERHVVKVVEIYEPAIPRTPRVSADGFQAALDLFPASRKRPDLTGIDLTEFVAPGFAESAEKAGREPSAR